In Oxalobacteraceae bacterium OTU3CINTB1, the sequence CAAGACGCAAAGCGAGCTCGGCGCGCGCTATCTCGAGGCGCTCAAGCAATACGACTCCGCCAATCGCGAAAGCGCCAAGGTGGTCGACAACCTGGTCAAGGGCATGGACCGCGAGCCGACCAAGAAGATCGACGATATCGTCGCCTACATCGGCAAGGAGTCGAACCGCCTGATGCAGCAGATGGACGAGGAAAGCCGGGCCGCGCACGCCGAGGCGATGCTGGTCATGGGCATCACCCTGGCGGTGACCCTGGTGGTCGGCTGCGTGACGGTGTTCTGGCTGATCAAGAGCATCACCGTGCCGCTGCACGCCGCCGTGGGCGTGGCGCAAACGGTGGCCGGCGGCGACTTGCGCAGCGAGGTGCGGGTCGATAGCAAGGATGAGATCGGCGAGTTGCTAGGCGCGCTCAGGACCATGCAGACCAATCTGAGCGGCATCGTCGGCAAGGTGCGCGCCGGCACCGAAACCATCCACGGCGCGACGGTGGAGATCGCCGCCGGCAACCTGGACCTGTCGGGCCGCACCGAGCAGCAGGCCAGCTCGCTCGAGGAGACGGCGGCGGCGATGGTGGAACTGACCACCACCGTCCAGCAGAACAACGCCAACGCCAACGAGGCCAGCAAGCTGGCCGACGTCGCCTCGCGGGTGGCCGAGCGCGGCGGCGACGCGGTCGAGCAGATGGTGCAGACGATGGGGTCGATCAACGAATCCTCGCGCAAGATCGTCGACATCATCGGCGTGATCGACGGCATCGCTTTCCAGACCAACATCCTGGCGCTCAACGCGGCGGTGGAGGCGGCGCGCGCCGGCGAGCAGGGGCGCGGCTTCGCGGTGGTGGCGTCCGAGGTGCGCAACCTGGCCCAGCGCTCGGCGTCGGCCGCCAAGGAGATCAAGGCATTGATCGGCGACTCGGTCAGCCGCGTCGAGGCCGGCAGCCGGCTGGCCGGGCAAGCCGGCGAGACGATGGGCGAGGTGGTCAGCAGCGTGCAGCGGGTGACGGCCATCATCGGCGAGATTTCGGTCGCCAGCGGCGAGCAGCGCGACGGCATCGAGCAGATCAGCATCGCCATCAGCCAGATGGACAGCGTCACGCAGCAGAACGCCGCGTTGGTGGAGGAGGCCGCCGCTGCGGCAGAGGCGCTGACGCAGCAGGCGGAAAGCCTGACGGACGCGGTCAGCATCTTCAAGCTGGAGGAGCAGGCCCAAGGGCCGGCCGCGCGCTTGCCGGCGCCTGAACGGCGCAAGTTATTGCCGGCTTGAGGAACATCTGAACTTGGTTTGACGCGCGTCAAGCGCTCCGCCGAACGCCCATTGCTGACGGGCAGTATCCATTATGATTCGCTCTTCACCGCTGTACCAGAAGAAGAGGGATCCCATGGAGCTCCTGTGGCCGGCATTGATAGGCGTCACCCCGTGTCTGTTTGCGCTATGGTATGGCGAAACGCGCGCGCGCGTGCTGCGCCGGCGCTGCGCGCATTTGCAAAGCGCGTTGGAAACCCAGCGCGACACCGAAATGCGGCTCGACTTCATCGCCCATCACGACTGCCTGACCGGCCTGCCCAACCGCCTGCAATTCCAGCTGCGGCTGGAACACGGCGTGGCCTACGCGCGGCGCCACAAAAGCCTGCTGGCGGTGCTGTTCGTCGACATCGATCATTTCAAACATATCAACGACACGCTCGGCCACGACGCCGGCGACCAGGTGCTGGTGCAGTTCTCGCAGCGGCTGCGCCAATGCGTGCGCGAGGTCGATACCGTGGCGCGCCAGGGCGGCGACGAGTTCATCCTGTTGCTGACGGAGCTGCGCGAGGCCGACGACGCGCGCCAGGTAGCCGAGAAGATCATCGCCGCCATCGGCGCCCCGTTCACCATCCACGGCGAGTCGCTGCCGGTGGCCGCCAGCGTCGGCGTGGCGGTCTACCCGGATGACGACGAGAGCATCGAAGACTTGGTCGAGAAGGCCGACCTGGCGATGTACGCGGCCAAGCAGCGCGGCAAGGGCACCAGCGTGCGCTTCCTGCCGAGCATGCAGGTGAAGGCATACTCGCGGCTGATCCTGGAGACCGCGCTCCGGCACGCGCTCGACCACAAGGAATTCGTGCTGGCCTACCAGCCCAGGCTCGACCTGCGCGAACAGCGCATCACCGGCGTCAAGGCGCTGCTGCGCTGGAACCACCCGGAGCTCGGCCTGGTGATGCCGCTCGATTTCCTGCCGGTGCTCGAGGAGAGTGCGCTGATCCTGCCGGTCGGCGCCTGGGTGCTGGCGACGGCGGCGGCGCAGGCGCGATTGTGGATGGACCGCGGACTGCCGCTGACGGTGTCGGTGCATTTGTCGCCGCGCCAGTTCTACCAGAAGGACATCGCCCAGACCTTCGCCGCGATACTGGAGCAAGCCGGCGTGCCGGGCCACCTGATCGAGCTGGAAATCACCGAAGGCATGCTGATCGACCGTAACCAGAATTGCGAGGGCACCTTGCGGCGCTTGAAGGAGCTCGGCGTGCGCATCTCGATCAGCGATTTTGGCACCGGCTACGCCTCGCTCAATTATCTGCGGCGCTTCCCGGTTGACGTGGTAAAGATCGACAAGGGCTTTATCGACGAGCTGCAGGGTGCGCGCCAGCCCGCCGACATGCTTGATGGCCCGAAGGCCGCCAACACGGCCGCCGCCAAGGGCGCGGCAGACGGCGCCATGGTGCGCGCCATCATCGCCATGGCCCACACGCTGAACATGCGGGTGATCGCCGGCGGCGTCGAAACCGGCGATCAGCTGGCGCGCTTGATGGCGATGGACTGCGACGAAGCGTTCGGCTTCTGCCTCAGCCCCGCCGTCTCGCCCGGCGAGGTGGAGACCTTGCTGGCCAACCGCGGCCGGTGCATCGAGTT encodes:
- a CDS encoding methyl-accepting chemotaxis protein — translated: MKLGDLKIGVRLGLLGAFFFVALAIVATGGWRALDSGSARSAQALQRSLAISQAIDTARGAQVEFKIQVQEWKNILIRGNDPAQLDRYTKAFVKAGEATRANLQKLNAQLDVLKLGTPLVDDAIKTQSELGARYLEALKQYDSANRESAKVVDNLVKGMDREPTKKIDDIVAYIGKESNRLMQQMDEESRAAHAEAMLVMGITLAVTLVVGCVTVFWLIKSITVPLHAAVGVAQTVAGGDLRSEVRVDSKDEIGELLGALRTMQTNLSGIVGKVRAGTETIHGATVEIAAGNLDLSGRTEQQASSLEETAAAMVELTTTVQQNNANANEASKLADVASRVAERGGDAVEQMVQTMGSINESSRKIVDIIGVIDGIAFQTNILALNAAVEAARAGEQGRGFAVVASEVRNLAQRSASAAKEIKALIGDSVSRVEAGSRLAGQAGETMGEVVSSVQRVTAIIGEISVASGEQRDGIEQISIAISQMDSVTQQNAALVEEAAAAAEALTQQAESLTDAVSIFKLEEQAQGPAARLPAPERRKLLPA
- a CDS encoding EAL domain-containing protein; the encoded protein is MELLWPALIGVTPCLFALWYGETRARVLRRRCAHLQSALETQRDTEMRLDFIAHHDCLTGLPNRLQFQLRLEHGVAYARRHKSLLAVLFVDIDHFKHINDTLGHDAGDQVLVQFSQRLRQCVREVDTVARQGGDEFILLLTELREADDARQVAEKIIAAIGAPFTIHGESLPVAASVGVAVYPDDDESIEDLVEKADLAMYAAKQRGKGTSVRFLPSMQVKAYSRLILETALRHALDHKEFVLAYQPRLDLREQRITGVKALLRWNHPELGLVMPLDFLPVLEESALILPVGAWVLATAAAQARLWMDRGLPLTVSVHLSPRQFYQKDIAQTFAAILEQAGVPGHLIELEITEGMLIDRNQNCEGTLRRLKELGVRISISDFGTGYASLNYLRRFPVDVVKIDKGFIDELQGARQPADMLDGPKAANTAAAKGAADGAMVRAIIAMAHTLNMRVIAGGVETGDQLARLMAMDCDEAFGFCLSPAVSPGEVETLLANRGRCIELITS